The following are encoded in a window of Colletotrichum lupini chromosome 3, complete sequence genomic DNA:
- a CDS encoding C6 zinc finger protein, whose translation MCDTNTNTDMRAHITYPLSIVTPLHYAYQRTKLNQPTNGAVTISQVTLGSPAQPLLTDPEAARSPPKVPTKHPQRTAFSTRFCKAKPEEWRIPMQSPAGACTYEEGGRLYISLVPRPAIPPFCRNIREETAQMGFFAASGVESPMAMMFRLLGLAAALGIGYVLARMVQERMTFRKLQRQGVPMMPHSLLFGHLRLLMKLTSHLPKEVHFNYYAQAIVDNWETLFPGRTSCPSAIYADMWPMGPPLVFTVHPEAAGHYMFDASVPRSDWTKKALAPITEAMDLACLVGEPWKTWRARFNPSFSNKNVLGLVPGMLEDVEVFADIMREKAGVDGSWGDVFPLVETTTNLTMDVIGRAVLDIELHEQTNGPSRFRSALMDQISRVILHLNIVTMWKWYSPWRLAAIKENRETMYSELLPSIERSLKGTKKKEGLKTIIDLALKPMSGVVNVDRLFLETVVSQLKIFMFAGYDTTATALCWAIHCIAKNPEVGQKLRAEHDEVLGKDPADATAKIRESPHLLNSLLYTGGVIKEALRLFPGPPVIRDGQSHYRITDSITGEQYPTGGFLIWDGLRSQSRNEELWPRGNEVVPERWMTTDPEDPLHPKKHGWRTFGLGSRACIGQELAVVEMKLVLVSLARNFEIDCAWDEWDALNGNTTNPKMLVEGDRCYQTEKGTPQISDGMPVHVKLRQSDVRGQQFGEVGHRCRRNPALSAVVNAHAGKVSARSRTQCSPGSSGASKVSEGRKDDIGRRAICSIGRISRRCDEDVEAGGLVRCYLAERFGKSWECRTRLREAVIYQKPAREYDLMIHNIYARSDPTAACSLVVPLLHRRRLQDRPTRLTSSRLGINRLNATIGRFLLLGNAVMRLDSVMTESCNETKMKGGWSTWTQRHARKLCIMLRFWSQALLSASETNTVERQRHAMWLGIQFHGTSPSPSTYLVDTRARGLVIRKLALLEEARHLASLRDSPNISLDCLLVLVARKWLDSGRKLYGIIHTRTCVSTGRRCDGYVTPPTGTYSWAQLLRIHPPPTQAASDAELRALSFFRKVVAPVLSGPLDSYFWTHLVSQVSHQELAAKHAALAISSLYEKFKEDPLDRHSEKNSFAVAHYNEAIKHLRTTNNQETVLFVCILFVCIDMLRGECKGAIDHCRHGINILNGSRSTSRFVREHLTPAFCRLGVFPFFFGARPETFPAIPDSYPVPVPPFYNLKQVQAALDPLLVRAIRFVRAADEYRLGDETHPKPDMLTMQERDEMDELLDDWAAAFQAYMVQKSPNNCQRAAMREELVERLLEMKWHVGKIWLSTCFSRGELVYDLHLDKFQRIIELGREVESIFREMWQRIGRAKFTFEMGFSPLLGFVFIKCRSLSLRIAALSLMKTIAHERENLWDFNTVLAFGRKIVEFEHELDLGHDEHIANVVDDGTLPPEGRRIKDSAMQDEVRFVHEKNGGIAMWKKVALLMREHGGPITVQEEWFREGYASHAARSQATVLTLQGFTLYIAIIDKLRPLRVYDWPKNLTYKGENGRLRCEDEENSTSSSSILLVIPHLSTLITMHLSWITLAAAATALALPSGPSPTPTLPNSLANRQDSTVTSSSTSSIPTGDFIATKYITILGVTNSYVTVPAKTIDIAIPTCVQTIEPDANGYIPPGECGAIWNYYPSFAAAAVFAALFGILTAVHIWQAAKHKKRWCWVIIMASIWETLAFIFRAASSKNQQSNGIYLVFQIFILLAPIWVNAFAYMTLGRMIYFFHPSRSLLRIPAATFAAIFVALDIISFAVQLTGGSMAGPTAPPAEQMKAIHIYMGGIGLQEFFILIFVALALKFQVEMQSLDKLSGKQSRSWKPLLWALYFSLGMISVRIIYRLIEFSSGHGIDNVLITHEAYFYVLEALPMLLAIAVFNVVHPAMIMNGEGSDMPGFFATMKHGLSRRRGRIPLGQDPEGHELTRRSPSP comes from the exons ATGTGCGACACCAACACCAATACGGATATGCGAGCACATATCACTTATCCGCTGTCGATCGTTACACCGTTACACTACGCATACCAAAGAACCAAACTCAACCAACCGACCAACGGCGCAGTTACGATAAGTCAGGTTACCCTCGGAAGCCCTGCACAACCCTTGCTCACAGATCCAGAAGCCGCCAGATCCCCGCCCAAAGTTCCCACAAAGCACCCGCAACGAACGGCTTTCTCGACCCGTTTCTGCAAAGCCAAGCCTGAAGAATGGAGAATCCCGATGCAGAGTCCCGCGGGGGCATGCACATATGAAGAAGGCGGCCGACTCTACATCAGTCTTGTTCCTCGGCCTGCGATACCACC ATTCTGCCGGAACATCAGAGAGGAGACCGCTCAAATGGGCTTTTTCGCAGCTTCGGGGGTCGAGAGCCCCATGGCAATGATGTTCCGCCTTTTGGGTCTGGCCGCAGCACTTGGCATCGGCTACGTTTTGGCTCGAATGGTCCAAGAGCGAATGACGTTTCGCAAGCTTCAGAGACAAGGAGTC CCAATGATGCCTCACTCGCTTCTATTTGGCCACTTGCGCCTACTCATGAAGCTCACCTCGCACTTACCCAAAGAGGTACACTTCAACTACTATGCTCAAGCCATCGTCGACAACTGGGAAACGCTCTTCCCCGGCCGGACGTCGTGTCCCTCAGCAATCTATGCCGACATGTGGCCTATGGGTCCTCCGCTAGTTTTCACTGTGCACCCGGAAGCAGCAGGCCACTACATGTTCGACGCCAGCGTGCCGCGTAGTGACTGGACCAAGAAGGCATTGGCCCCGATCACGGAAGCAATGGACCTCGCATGTTTGGTAGGCGAGCCGTGGAAGACGTGGCGCGCGAGGTTCAACCCCAGTTTCAGTAACAAAAACGTTCTCGGCCTTGTTCCCGGAATGTTGGAGGATGTCGAGGTGTTCGCCGATATTATGCGGGAAAAAGCTGGCGTCGACGGCTCTTGGGGTGATGTGTTTCCGCTCGTGGAGACCACGACCAACTTGACCATGGATGTCATCGGCCGAGCGGTGCTTGATATCGAGCTTCATGAGCAGACAAACGGACCTAGCAGATTCAGAAGTGCTCTCATGGACCAGATTTCTAGGGTGATTCTCCATCTTAATATTGTCACCATGTGGAAGTGGTACAGCCCGTGGCGGCTGGCTGCTATCAAAGAGAACAGGGAGACAATGTACAGCGAACTACTACCATCGATCGAGCGATCCCTCAAAGGAacaaagaagaaggaggggCTGAAGACCATCATCGACTTGGCGCTGAAGCCCATGTCTGGTGTGGTCAATGTGGACCGGTTATTTTTAGAGACAGTCGTCTCCCAGCTCAAGATCTTCATGTTTGCCGGTTACGATACGACGGCCACGGCTCTTTGCTGGGCGATACACTGCATCGCCAAGAATCCCGAAGTTGGCCAAAAGCTACGGGCTGAACACGACGAAGTCTTGGGCAAAGACCCCGCAGATGCAACCGCCAAGATCAGAGAGTCGCCGCACTTGCTCAACTCCCTCCTCTACACAGGCGGAGTTATCAAGGAAGCACTGCGCTTGTTTCCCGGTCCTCCTGTCATTCGAGACGGACAATCGCATTATCGCATCACCGACAGCATCACAGGAGAGCAATATCCCACCGGCGGATTCCTCATATGGGACGGGTTACGTTCGCAGTCTCGCAACGAGGAATTGTGGCCGAGAGGCAACGAGGTCGTGCCAGAGCGATGGATGACGACAGACCCGGAAGATCCATTGCACCCAAAGAAGCACGGATGGAGGACCTTTGGACTCGGAAGCCGTGCCTGTATTGGCCAAGAGCTAGCCGTAGTTGAAATGAAGTTGGTCCTGGTCTCCCTCGCGCGCAACTTTGAGATTGACTGCGCCTGGGATGAGTGGGATGCCCTCAA CGGGAATACCACAAACCCCAAAATGCTTGTGGAGGGAGACCGGTGCTACCAGACTGAAAAGGGCACACCGCAGATTTCTGACGGGATGCCGGTTCACGTCAAGCTGCGACAGAG TGACGTGCGGGGGCAACAGTTCGGGGAGGTCGGGCATCGGTGTCGTCGTAATCCCGCCTTGTCCGCCGTGGTGAATGCGCACGCGGGGAAAGTCTCGGCCAGGTCGAGGACTCAATGTTCGCCCGGCTCCAGCGGGGCTTCGAAAGTTAGCGAGGGTCGGAAGGACGACATCGGACGGAGAGCCATATGTAGCATTGGCCGGATAAGTCGGAGATGCGACGAGGACGTAGAAGCTGGAGGTCTGGTTCGTTGCTATCTTGCTGAGCGCTTTGGGAAGAGCTGGGAGTGTCGGACACGGCTTCGTGAGGCCGTCATCTACCAGAAGCCAGCTCGAGAATATGACTTGATGATTCACAATATCTATGCTCGATCAGATCCGACGGCAGCGTGTTCACTTGTCGTGCCGCTGCTCCATCGCCGGCGTCTTCAAGATCGGCCG ACGCGCTTGACTTCGAGTAGGCTCGGCATCAATAGGTTGAATGCCACTATTGGAAGGTTCCTCTTGCTCGGTAACGCGGTAATGCGTCTGGACTCTGTAATGACGGAATCATGTAATGAGACAAAGATGAAG GGAGGGTGGTCAACCTGGACACAAAGACACGCCAGGAAACTGTGTATTATGCTGCGTTTCTGGTCTCAGGCTCTCTTGTCCGCTTCTGAAACGAACACCGTCGAACGACAACGTCACGCTATGTGGCTCGGGATTCAGTTCCATGGCACATCACCTAGTCCGTCCACCTACCTAGTCGACACGAGGGCGCGGGGACTAGTCATACGCAAGCTTGCATTACTTGAGGAGGCTC GCCACCTCGCATCTTTACGAGATAG CCCTAACATCTCGCTTGATTGCTTGCTTGTTCTTGTGGCGCGCAAATGGCTCGACTCGGG CCGCAAGCTCTACGGCATCATTCATACACGTAC GTGCGTCAGCACGGGCCGGAGATGCGATGGCTATGTGACACCGCCAACGGGGACATATTCCTGGGCTCAGCTGCTCCGCATCCATCCACCTCCGACCCAGGCCGCGTCGGACGCAGAACTCCGGGCCTTGAGTTTCTTCCGCAAAGTCGTCGCCCCCGTCTTGTCCGGGCCCTTGGATAGTTACTTCTGGACCCATCTTGTCTCTCAGGTCTCTCACCAGGAGCTTGCTGCGAAACATGCCGCATTGGCCATCAGTTCGCTGTACGAGAAGTTCAAGGAGGATCCCCTAGACCGGCATTCGGAGAAGAATTCCTTCGCGGTTGCGCATTACAACGAGGCGATCAAACACCTCCGAACAACAAACAACCAGGAGACGGTCCTGTTTGTGTGCATCCTCTTCGTTTGTATCGATATGCTCCGTGGCGAATGCAAGGGTGCCATCGACCATTGCAGGCACGGCATAAACATCCTCAATGGTTCCAGGTCTACGTCGCGATTCGTTCGAGAGCACCTCACGCCGGCTTTCTGTCGCCTTGGAGTGTTCCCTTTCTTCTTCGGTGCCCGACCGGAAACGTTTCCGGCCATACCAGACTCGTATCCAGTTCCAGTCCCCCCGTTCTACAATTTAAAGCAGGTTCAAGCAGCGCTGGACCCGTTACTTGTGCGCGCGATTCGCTTTGTACGGGCCGCTGACGAATATCGCCTTGGTGATGAGACGCATCCCAAGCCGGATATGTTAACAATGCAGGAAAGAGATGAGATGGACGAGTTGCTAGATGACTGGGCTGCGGCATTTCAAGCGTACATGGTGCAAAAGTCCCCGAATAATTGCCAGCGCGCCGCCATGCGAGAAGAGCTCGTTGAACGCCTGCTTGAGATGAAGTGGCACGTAGGCAAGATTTGGCTCAGCACGTGCTTTTCTCGCGGCGAATTGGTATACGATCTACATCTGGACAAGTTCCAACGGATCATCGAGCTTGGTCGCGAAGTCGAAAGTATCTTCCGAGAAATGTGGCAGAGGATCGGACGGGCCAAGTTCACCTTTGAGATGGGTTTCAGCCCACTGCTAGGATTCGTCTTTATCAAGTGCCGGTCCTTGTCACTGCGAATCGCCGCCTTGAGTCTCATGAAGACGATTGCGCACGAGAGGGAGAACCTCTGGGACTTCAACACTGTTCTGGCGTTCGGACGCAAGATTGTCGAGTTTGAGCACGAGCTGGACCTCGGACACGATGAGCATATTGCCAATGTCGTCGATGACGGGACGTTACCACCGGAAGGACGGCGAATTAAAGATTCGGCTATGCAAGATGAGGTACGCTTCGTCCACGAGAAGAATGGCGGTATCGCCATGTGGAAGAAGGTCGCTCTCTTGATGAGGGAGCACGGAGGGCCTATCACTGTCCAGGAGGAGTGGTTTCGA GAAGGCTACGCCTCACACGCGGCCAGGTCTCAAGCTACCGTGCTGACATTGCAGGGGTTCACACTCTACATTGCTATCATCGACAAGCTGCGCCCCTTGAGAGTCTACGATTG GCCTAAGAATCTCACTTATAAAGGCGAGAATGGCAGACTTCGTTGTGAAGATGAAGAAAATTCAACATCATCAAGCTCAATTCTCCTCGTCATTCCACATCTTTCGACACTCATCACGATGCACTTGTCTTGGATCACGTTGGCCGCGGCTGCGACCGCCCTGGCTTTGCCATCAGGACCTTCACCCACGCCCACTTTGCCAAATTCTTTGGCAAATCGTCAAGACTCTACTGTAACTTCTTCATCAACATCATCTATTCCGACGGGAGACTTCATCGCGACAAAGTACATCACCATTCTCGGCGTTACGAATAGCTACGTCACAGTCCCAGCAAAGACCATCGATATCGCCATCCCAACGTGTGTCCAGACGATCGAGCCCGATGCCAATGGCTACATCCCACCCGGCGAATGCGGTGCCATCTGGAACTACTACCCTAGCTTCGCGGCTGCGGCGGTGTTTGCGGCTCTCTTCGGCATTTTGACCGCCGTCCACATCTGGCAGGCCGCCAAGCACAAGAAG AGATGGTGTTGGGTTATTATAATGGCGAGCATTTGGGAAACTCTGGCCTTCATCTTCCGAGCTGCAAGCAGCAAGAATCAGCAGAGTAACGGCATCTACCTCGTTTTTCAGATTTTCATCTTGCTTGCGCCTATCT GGGTAAACGCCTTTGCATACATGACCTTGGGCCGCATGATTTACTTCTTTCACCCCTCGCGCTCTCTCCTCCGCATTCCCGCCGCAACATTCGCCGCGATCTTTGTCGCACTTGACATCATATCATTTGCTGTTCAACTCACTGGAGGCAGCATGGCCGGCCCAACAGCGCCACCCGCGGAACAGATGAAGGCGATTCATATCTACATGGGCGGTATCGGACTCCAAGAGTTCTTCATCCTCATCTTCGTCGCCCTGGCATTGAAGTTCCAGGTCGAGATGCAAAGCCTAGACAAGCTTTCCGGGAAGCAATCCCGCTCCTGGAAACCTCTGCTTTGGGCGCTTTACTTTTCCCTCGGCATGATCTCAGTACGGATCATCTACCGCCTGATTGAGTTTTCTTCGGGCCATGGGATTGACAATGTCTTGATTACACACGAGGCTTACTTCTACGTCTTGGAAGCTTTGCCGATGCTTCTCGCCATTGCGGTCTTCAACGTGGTACATCCGGCTATGATAATGAATGGTGAAGGGTCGGACATGCCCGGGTTTTTTGCAACCATGAAGCATGGGCTGTCTAGGAGGAGGGGAAGGATTCCACTGGGACAGGATCCGGAGGGACACGAGCTTACTAGGAGAAGCCCTAGTCCATGA
- a CDS encoding GDSL-like Lipase/Acylhydrolase produces DTNTSIVVFGDSFSDNGNGAARVSNNAWPIDKYYKGRFSNGIVWAEYVAANLSLPLYDYAVGGATTSNALVQGYTGAKGDIAVPSVLDQVVSFLGKINPQGGAFEAYDSMAMESPLLIMFAGANDILFNANISASQSYQILRQAEAQLRDAYPSARVLTLTPPDISRLPYGFYLEDNLAKNQLRTFTGQLGELLDRSKTGAVNLDLRPLFDDFEYYASPRAYGFDPLGKYGSCLEGAYGETPNVTICGDPDRRVYWDEYHPTTHTHSWIAKEVLDVLRGPF; encoded by the exons gatactaacactaGTATTGTAGTATTCGGTGACTCTTTTAGCGATAACG GGAACGGGGCTGCTCGAGTATCGAATAATGCCTGGCCTATAGACAAATA CTACAAGGGTCGCTTTTCGAACGGCATCGTCTGGGCAGAATATGTAGCAGCTAACCTCTCATTACCCCTTTACGACTATGCGGTAGGAGGTGCAACGACTTCGAATGCCCTTGTCCAGGGCTACACAGGCGCAAAGGGTGATATCGCTGTACCTTCTGTTCTTGATCAAGTCGTCTCGTTCTTGGGGAAGATAAATCCTCAAGGAGGAGCCTTCGAAGCGTACGATTCGATGGCAATGGAAAGCCCATTGCTGATAATGTTTGCTGGTGCCAACGATATCCTGTTTAACGCCAACATCAGTGCTTCGCAGTCGTATCAAATTCTTCGTCAAGCCGAAGCACAGCTCCGCGATGCGTACCCAAGTGCAAGAGTCTTGACTCTAACCCCGCCCGATATCTCCAGACTTCCGTATGGCTTCTACTTGGAAGACAATCTGGCAAAAAACCAGTTGCGAACTTTCACAGGCCAGCTGGGAGAACTACTCGACAGGTCAAAGACGGGAGCCGTCAACCTTGATCTTCGGCCGCTCTTCGACGACTTTGAGTACTATGCTTCTCCTCGGGCGTACGGATTTGACCCACTGGGAAAGTACGGCAGTTGCCTCGAAGGTGCATATGGCGAGACGCCGAACGTGACGATCTGCGGAGACCCAGATAGGCGGGTATACTGGGACGAATACCA TCCTACAACTCATACACACTCGTGGATTGCCAAGGAGGTTCTAGACGTCCTGAGAGGTCCGTTCTGA